One Eubalaena glacialis isolate mEubGla1 chromosome 11, mEubGla1.1.hap2.+ XY, whole genome shotgun sequence DNA segment encodes these proteins:
- the KCNJ4 gene encoding inward rectifier potassium channel 4 — MHGHSRNGQAHVPRRKRRNRFVKKNGQCNVYFANLSNKSQRYMADIFTTCVDTRWRYMLMIFSAAFLVSWLFFGLLFWCIAFFHGDLEAGPAGAAAGAPVVGGGGAAPAAPKPCIMHVNGFLGAFLFSVETQTTIGYGFRCVTEECPLAVIAVVVQSIVGCVIDSFMIGTIMAKMARPKKRAQTLLFSHHAVISVRDGKLCLMWRVGNLRKSHIVEAHVRAQLIKPYMTQEGEYLPLDQRDLNVGYDIGLDRIFLVSPIIIVHEIDEDSPLYGMGKEELESEDFEIVVILEGMVEATAMTTQARSSYLASEILWGHRFEPVVFEEKSHYKVDYSRFHKTYEVAGTPCCSARELQESKITVLPAPPPPPSAFCYENELALMSQEEEEMEEEAAAAAAVAAGLGLEAGSKEEAGIIRMLEFGSHLDLERMQATLPLDNISYRRESAI, encoded by the coding sequence ATGCACGGGCACAGCCGCAACGGGCAGGCCCACGTGCCCCGGCGGAAACGCCGCAACCGCTTCGTCAAGAAGAACGGCCAATGCAACGTCTACTTCGCCAACCTGAGCAACAAGTCGCAGCGCTACATGGCGGACATCTTCACCACCTGCGTGGACACACGCTGGCGCTACATGCTGATGATCTTTTCCGCGGCCTTCCTTGTCTCCTGGCTCTTTTTTGGCCTCCTCTTCTGGTGCATCGCCTTCTTCCACGGTGACCTGGAGGCCGGCCCGGCGGGGGCCGCGGCGGGGGCCCCGGTGGTGGGAGGCGGCGGGGCGGCCCCGGCGGCCCCCAAACCCTGCATCATGCACGTGAACGGCTTCCTGGGTGCCTTCCTATTCTCAGTGGAGACGCAGACGACCATCGGCTACGGGTTCCGCTGCGTGACGGAGGAGTGCCCGCTGGCAGTCATCGCCGTGGTGGTCCAGTCCATCGTGGGCTGCGTCATCGACTCCTTCATGATCGGCACCATCATGGCCAAGATGGCCCGGCCCAAGAAGCGGGCGCAGACGCTGCTGTTCAGCCACCACGCGGTCATCTCGGTGCGCGACGGCAAGCTCTGCCTGATGTGGCGCGTGGGCAACCTGCGCAAGAGCCACATCGTGGAGGCCCACGTGCGGGCCCAGCTCATCAAGCCCTACATGACCCAGGAGGGCGAGTACCTGCCGCTGGACCAGCGGGACCTCAACGTGGGCTACGACATCGGCCTGGACCGCATCTTCCTGGTGTCGCCCATCATCATCGTCCACGAGATCGACGAGGACAGCCCGCTGTACGGCATGGGCAAGGAGGAGCTGGAGTCGGAGGACTTTGAGATCGTGGTCATCCTGGAGGGCATGGTGGAGGCCACTGCCATGACCACCCAGGCCCGCAGCTCCTACCTGGCCAGCGAGATCCTATGGGGCCACCGCTTCGAGCCCGTGGTCTTTGAGGAGAAGAGCCACTACAAGGTGGACTACTCGCGCTTCCACAAGACCTACGAGGTGGCCGGCACGCCCTGCTGCTCCGCCCGGGAGCTGCAGGAGAGCAAGATCACCGTGCTGCCCGCTCCGCCGCCCCCGCCCAGTGCCTTCTGCTACGAGAACGAGCTGGCCCTCATGagccaggaggaagaggagatggaggaggaggccGCGGCCGCTGCCGCCGTGGCCGCGGGCCTGGGCCTGGAGGCAGGCTCCAAGGAGGAGGCGGGCATCATCCGGATGCTGGAGTTTGGCAGCCACCTGGATCTGGAGCGCATGCAAGCCACCCTCCCGCTGGACAACATCTCCTACCGCAGGGAGTCCGCCATCTGA